gcttatgatgaactctattaaactccccaagaatccccttacactcactcaaacatccatgcaaagcaggcaaaggaaggctggacagaacacttttggcggcaggttcggcggccgaaagtcctctccagagacgaaactcatgcaccttcggcgactgaatctcaactttcggcagccgaaccctttcgggggcaagtttcgggggctgaaaggcattccagagacgaaagtctctaaccttcggcggcaccttcggcggccgaactcccctccagagccgaaagtccaaaggctcgggggcaagcttgggcagccgaagtcacctcctctcacctcctcagggtttcggcggccgaatgtaccttcagctgccgaacctgagttcattagcagggcagaaacttgcgctgcttctcgccaaatgcacaaaactccCCCAAACGCAGACACCTCACTTCCTCAGCTTGCATACacctaagtatatgctcaaaggggtcaaaaactacctaaaaaccccaacaacacaaaacacataacacataaacaagcttttctcacaaaatcatcaaaaactctcctttaaccctattcatgcaactctctcccaaaacctcataaaaccttcagaaaacataaaaacaaggtcaggatcttcacttacctcttgaaaccaagaagatgaacgatcccaacgtgtagttttggagcaactctccttcaaactctccaaacttcacaactttgtgtttttagctcaacaccttcaaaatccataaaaacgaatcaaacctttgcaagatgtgataaaaacatgtaaaatactcaagaaggacagagtctcacctcagaaattgAAAGGAATCGGCgagccttatcctttcaaccgactgagggccttttataggtggctggccagaccaccttcggcagcctatcgtgaaaccgaaagtcatgcatgttcggcggccgaaagtcaccttcggcggccgaacctggcttttctgccttggttcttttctttcaaaaactcatttccttatgctttaaaactataaaatatatcATACCCTtggagaaaaacataaatctaacccttctagaggatttcgACATCCTGAAGTCTATCGGACgataagaattccgatgccggactctagccgggtattacagcttttGCAGATATTTCTAAAAGTATGCCTACTTTCATTCTTATTTGGTTGGGTTACAATTGAGCAATAGAAAGTTTCTCCTTGCATCGACTACCCAACCAATAAAATAACTACAACATttactttaatattaaaaaaattaaaagtcacAGCAACTATAAACTAATGTTAATTTGTAAACTCAACAAATCTTCTATTGTATcataattttgatttatttaaaggATATGGTGGCTTAGATTGGATCTTCCAATGAAATTCTCACAACCAAAGTCATAGGACAAATTTCTTTATTCATGTGAGGGCCACCACTACTATTAAGGCCATATCAACCAATAATCTGTAAGACTCAACATTCACTCAAGAGTAATGacgatatttttttctttttgaaaaaaaaaatcttgcaTCAGTAGTATGAGAATTAATAAATTACAACCtaaatacatatttatttttgacaaaatttattattcatcTTATTGTTTAACTATTATAGATGAGTTTTAGGAGGAACATATAAATAGATTACATCAGATTTCTACTatgaatttgataaaataagatAGAGTTTTCTTCATGGAGTTGTTGCAGAATGCACGCCATCTATTTCGCTAtctctcttttaaatttatagtatGAATAGAATGAGAGAGACACACAACTTTTATATCATTTTTTCACAGATGGCACTGATGATGTTGTTtgcattatatttttttagatatgaaCTTGCAAAACAAGATAGAACACTGTGTGGATTGGCTTGGCAACCTCTCCAATGCTTAATTCAAGAGTACtgaataaataattgaattgactATTGAGACACTAACATAGTTTTGAGCTCCTTATATAGTGAATTAGATAGAATTATATTTAGCATAGGATGTGGAATCCTATATAAGATAGGATAAGAAATCCTAAATAAGATAAGAGAAGGAATCCTAGATAAGATAGGATATGAAATTCTATCGATAAATGTTTACTATAGATTTATCACTTAGATTTACATGCTGCGGCAAATTAACTTAGATTTTTCAGTTTTTCCTAATGTGATTGAGTGAAGCGTTTACTATGAATTTGATCTTCTTTGTGGTCATTCTATCTTAATGAggaatttagttttattatatctttttgtgtacttatttaaatataaaagaacACTCAAACGATATTTGCTGACTCAAAATTACTCTTACAAGATTTGGCTGAAATCTTGGAGTAAACTATTTTTCCCTCATAAGATAAAAAGTGCCTTCTAATAatgttaatttattgatttggcTGAAATCTTGGAGTAAACTATTTTTCCCTCATAAGATAAAAAGTGCCTTCTAAtaatgttaatttattaatattctgGATGAGTTGAGCTTCTCATTTGTGAAATTAAATACTTATTGCAAGTTGATTGAGTTTCACTCTTCATTGAGATATTCCATGGGGTGATTACTATGGGGTTTGGAAGACTTATAGGACCAAAATAGTTATTAttgcattctttttttttcagaagTCTAAAGATGTTTTTGTAAGTCTCaccatttattaataatgataccaTTTGAGCTACCACATAAGATTAGATATGCTTATGCTAAATTGATATTAGAAATTAGtttgaattaaaattgtaaCAAATTCTTAAATTAATCATGATTTGGTCATCTTACACCTCATACAGAAACCTAAATAGAATGAAATAAACAATGTTCCGTGAAAATATAggtcagaaaataaaaaataaaaataaataaacaaataacctCTTTTAATATTATGTTTATAGTAAAATAccatatattttaatatgtatatttCTGTCATAACGAGtacatataatatataaaacatCTAATTTTATCAAGTTGTttgttagtttaaaattttgtgTTTCTTAATCACTTGTTAGTTAGTTTATTATCATAACATGTCTATAAAACATTAGTCTCCTTAAGATCTAATATAGAGGAAAAAGTGCCAAAATACAATATTGTAATTCAAGCACTGAGTTCCTCTAAAATGGGCTTTTTATTTGTATTGTTTATCAATTCTATTTTCATCTTTATTCAATCTTATTCGTGTGATGCTAAGGATCTCAAGGCATGTAAATTTGATGCAATATATCAATTAGGAGACTCAATATCAGATACGGGTAATTCTATTGTAGAAATGCCTCAACTTTATAATGCAAGATTTCCTTATGGTCAAACAATTCACAAAGCAACGGGTAGATCCTCAGATGGATATCTAATAATTGATTATATTGGTAAGTAATAATTTTACATTAATTTGGtagatttttattagaaaattgaTTTATATGATTTTCATTTGGTTTGTTGATTAGTGTAATTAACTAAATCAAAAAGCTGTTTTgattgttattaatatttatctttttttttccctccaaATCTTTACAATCTTGTGCAAATTGTTTACCTTTTCAAtcatatttaattgaaatttagtaGCCAAATTGCATTAAATGGAAATACTGAATGATAAATAAGTTTCTAAATGATATATTCATCCTATTGAAGATATTCAATATTTTGGCTTATATAGTTTCTATCCTTTCCACCATAGATATTTATTTATGCTTTGTTATTTTACTTTATCCTATTTAATATTCCTTGGGTTGATTTAGTGGGTTTAACATAATTTTTTCactttaatattgatgtttatacctagaaaaaaataaaaataaaaaataatattatattaatttaaaatccaTACATAAATTTTGTATCATGGttcaatattatatatttaaattcattatttttttgcaTGATAATTTTCAAATGTGATtacttttttcaaaaaaattgcaGCTCAATCAGCTGGTCTTCCACTACTAGAGCCATATGAGAATCCAAATTCAACTTTCAGCCACGGAGTAAATTTTGCCGTTGCTGGAGCCACTGCATCGTCCATTAAAACCATAATAAACTGGCATATCCCACTTCCATACACTAATAGTTCTCTCTATGTACAAAATAAATGGTTAAAGAAACATTTGTCTGCAATTTGCAATGACAAAAAAGGTGGTCATCTTTCTCCTTATGTTAATTAATACTTTATTAACAATACTATAAATTAATCAATCACTTTTATTTCTGTCTAATAGAATGTAAGAGAAAACTTAAACATGCTCTTTACATGATTGGGACAATTGGATGCAATGATTATATCATTGCATTTCAATATGGAAAAAGTATTGAAGAGGTGAAGGTCATGGTGCCAAGAGTTATACAGTCCATTAAGACTGCTATTCGAGTAAGTTCACCTTTAACTTTCTTGCAATGAGAGTAACTTtaggttttttatatatatacatgaatTAAAAATGCAATATAACCATAATTACATTGTATATTCGATTATTTTATTTGGTAGCacaaaaaaattaacataatgAGATGGaatgataattatatataatgtaaaccgattatattttataaagaattatatatataaatagatatAGTTATGATTACTTGTttggtttattttatttattgccAATAACTACCAACAACACTTATTCTATTATGGATATTGCCACGAAGTCATCACCACCACTATCACAGTTGCCACTTACCACTATAGCTAATGTCTTTGCTATTGACTGCCATCACTAATCAACTGTATCCATGACTAGCACCTTGTCACCATCTTCATAGCTGCTAGTATCATCACAATTCAAATACGCTACACCATCACCACCTAACAATGACCTCTGCTCAAGCATTGCAATAGGTTGTAATCGCTGCCATCATTACAACTACCACTGCCACCATTTGGTTATGTCTACAACTACCACTGTCATCTTTTGGTCATTACTAATACTATTACCACAACAACCATCGTTGTTGTCACCATTATTGCTACTACTGCTTCCATAACTTAGTCGTTGTTACTACTATCACCATTATCATTGCAGCCACTATTAATCATCTAGTAATCAAAAGTAATTATTACTactataaaataaactaaatatgaaataaaattaagatcATCTAGTAATCATAACTAATTATTAGTTTGTCCATTATATAGTATGATTGATTAtattgcattacattacattatacgaTATATAgccttaattattttaattcaactaGGTCTAATTAATTCTATTTCTTTAATTGATTGTAGAAAGTTATTGATTATGGTGCTTATCGAGTGGTTGTACCTGGAGCATTCCAATTGGGTTGTGCACCAAGCTTCCTTACAGCATTTTCATCAAACAAGTCTTCTTACGATTCATATGGTTGTTTAAAAGATTACAATGATTTCTTTATGTATCACAATAATCATCTACAAGTTGCATTgcaaaaaataagaaagaagaaTCCTCACATACACATTATATATGGAGATCTTTATGGTGCTCTCGAGTGgattttggataatttttcCAATCTTGGTTAATGACTTTAAAACCTCTTAAATCTTCTAAATTATAAGATATAGAGGTTATTtatgcaaaatatttttaataacttttttttttttacattgtgCAGGATTCAAATCACTTAGAAAAGGTTGTTGTGGGATTGGTGGAAGATTTAATTATAATCcctcaattaaaaaaatgtgCGGAGCTCATGGAGTACCTATTTGTTCAAACCCTAAAGAATATGTGTTTTGGGATGGATCACATTTTACACATCAAGCGAACAAATACATGTCAAAATGGCTCATTAAAGACTTCTTACCCCAGCTTCATTGTAACATATGATAAGATCTTACAAAGCAAATATGAATGTACAAaagaaatttcttttaaattgcataatttattattcCTAGAtggctattttaaaaatattttatgtgtttGAAAGCTTTATATGACGAAATTAATCAATAGGTAATGCATTATCAAAGGCttagttataaaaataatcaattttttttttagttacaaaaataatcaatttttttttttcattttcatgaTCTAATCTAAGCACTTAACTTGGTATATTGGCAGATTTATTAAACTTGTCTAaaatattatctaatttttGTAAACTAAattttgaaatctaaatttaACACAATTACCATGTCTTCTATAGTTTTATTGTGTTACTCATATAACGATAATCTCTGTTGGTGGTGAGAATCATGGGTGTATGATTTAATCGTCAataaaacaaagtgaaaaataCCAGTtggaaaaattgaataaaactaaaataaccatttagataaaattttcacACATTTTGAAAAATTGGTCaattatatgaatatttaaatggTTTGCACtataagaaaaatttttattaaagagagaactttttttaaatattaaaaattagtaattgaaaataattaacaactattttattttatcgttATGTCATCGTTAGAGATTCTCTCATTAAGAATTTTTAATAAGGATATTGTACAGTAGTCATTAATAGTAATTATGACGATACTGTAATTAGTTACTAAAATTATACCAATaactataaatttttcttttgtaatgataattaatatgggtgatataaattaaatttaaacaaattattattttgcaatgtaataattttaaaataatgataataattgaaaataataaatttgataataattgAGTACACaatatttctaataaaaatgaaaagtttAATATGTACTCAATGCAAGTTTATATATTCTACAAGCCATGTTGTTAATATTATAGTGGGTTAAGTGATATCTCATTCATTCTCCATTTGACGTgggatttgaaaaaaaaaaaaagatatactTGCACTTTAATGATCAAGACCCTCATTTTTAATCAGAGTATTTCAAAGTGGTCATAAAAATTTAGCATAATAACGACTAATTATATTACtgatcattatatatatatatatatatatatatatatatatatatatatatatatatatatataggataCATAATATAAGATTTTGAAAGAGTATGTTTTGGGTATGCCAACTGAACCCGTTTTAGCCAAGGTGTTAGGCGACATTAGGGTATAACAGGCAGTGGCCGCAACATAATTCAAGATCTTTAAAAGTGGATCATTTTCTGTGTAAATCGGCTAGTACAGTAAAATCAGATGATTCAGAATCCTcagaaattaaaagagtaataaataaaaatgaagtaaTATTAGAAGATTTTGTAAAAGCAATAGATGAGTGAGAAATTCCTAAAGTAGATAAAGAACAGATTTATAAAATTCCAAAGTTTAATGTCTTTAAAACATATTATGTAATAAAAACAGAAGAAAGGGATTTTCAGTTAAGTAAACCCTTTGAAAAGATAACCCTTTTATCAGCAAGAACATTAAACCATCatagaagtaaaaaatataaatatatacatataggaTTAATTCAAGTAGGCATAAAACCTTTAACCAGAGAAGGACTAAATACTAGTATTTTAGCAGTAGTCAGGGatgcaagatttttaaattttcaggatTCTTTGTTAGGGTCTGTAGAAACAAGCCTAAGTGAAGGACCCATATCCTTTGAAGTATATCCTGACATGACAATttcattaaatgatttaaatattttagaaagcATAGTGTTAGAAATAAAAACCCATAATTATAGAATGAAACAAGGTTCCATTCCtatagcattaatatataaaattcattataaagctATGAATTCGGCTTTTgggactaaatataaattacagccTAAGATAGGGGAAACAAGATTTTTACAGACAGATTTGACTAAAACAAATACGGTAATTCCTAAAACAATTCAATGGAAAGATATAACCTTGCCAGACGAATGGATTTTAGAAGGAGTAGTTCCTCCACCAGAACCAGAAAAGGTAAAACCAAATACAAGTTTAAGTAAGATTGAGCAGTTTGAAGATGGTAaagtatcattaaaatttaatagaagtaCAAGTAGTAGATATACAGGATCTTCATCTTCAGTAGTAACAGAAGATATAGGCAGAGTTTCAAACCTACCTTCTGTAATATATGCTACATATAAAGGAAATGAACCTAAACCGATAATTCAGACTATAGTAAAACCCAGATTTTCTACATCAGATATTCCTGATAGGCACCTTAGAATGAAAGGAGTAGATTATAGCTCTTCAGTTCCTCAAGCAGTTTATAATCCAGTAGAAAACTATTTAAATCAACAAGCTGAAATGGCACCTTCATCACCTGAGTCACCATCAGCATCTGCCataacagaaaatataaataatataaacagaGAGTTAAATGTTCTTAGTAAAAAGacaattgaaaagaaatttctaaaagaaataaCAAAGACAAAGAATTTAAGTAAGTTAAATAGAATTgttaaagaacataagtttgaaAACTTAAAAGAAGAATACCTTAATTATACTAGTCAGAGTAAAGAAGAAATAGGATTTTTTGAATGGTTTAAGctaagtaaaaagaaaagtatAAATCCTATAACTGTAAGGGATAAAAGGCCAGAATGGATAGTAAATGATAAAGTAATACAGAGTGATT
This sequence is a window from Manihot esculenta cultivar AM560-2 chromosome 4, M.esculenta_v8, whole genome shotgun sequence. Protein-coding genes within it:
- the LOC110607503 gene encoding acetylajmalan esterase, translated to MGFLFVLFINSIFIFIQSYSCDAKDLKACKFDAIYQLGDSISDTGNSIVEMPQLYNARFPYGQTIHKATGRSSDGYLIIDYIAQSAGLPLLEPYENPNSTFSHGVNFAVAGATASSIKTIINWHIPLPYTNSSLYVQNKWLKKHLSAICNDKKECKRKLKHALYMIGTIGCNDYIIAFQYGKSIEEVKVMVPRVIQSIKTAIRKVIDYGAYRVVVPGAFQLGCAPSFLTAFSSNKSSYDSYGCLKDYNDFFMYHNNHLQVALQKIRKKNPHIHIIYGDLYGALEWILDNFSNLGFKSLRKGCCGIGGRFNYNPSIKKMCGAHGVPICSNPKEYVFWDGSHFTHQANKYMSKWLIKDFLPQLHCNI